TGGCAGCACATTCGCGAGGACTGGCCGGATCGTCCGGTAGTTCTTTTCGGTCGCGGCCAGGATTCGGGCACCTATGACTATTTCACCAATGTCGTGGTGGGCGAGACCCGCGCCAGCCGAAGCGATTACACGGCCAGCGAAGACGAAGAAGAGCTGGCCAGCGGCATTGCCGCCGATCCGGGTGCCTTGGGTTTCTTCGGCGTGGGTGCCTATTTCCGGCACTGGGAAGAACTCAAGGATCTGGGCGTCGATACAGACGACGGGCCAGTCCACCCATCATTGCGCGAAGTTCTGGCAGGTCGCTATCAGCCACTCGCCCGGCCGCTGTTTCTTTATGTCAACGTGACCTCTCTCGACGGCAAGCCTGAACTGGCGGGGTTTCTGCGCGATTATCTGGGAGAGCTGCAGAATTGGGTGCATTTCACCGGCTACATGCCACTCTCACCCGAAGCTTACGAGCAGGCCATCACAAGGCTGGAGGCAAGGACCACGGGTTCTCGTTTCGACGGTGAGTTGCAGGTGGGCATTGGTATCGACGACCTATACAATTAGCCGGCGAGGAACTGGGATCAGATCAACCGACTCCGACAAGAAAGGTCAGATGTCGGCTCCAAGCCTTTCCACGACATTCACGATAGAAAACCATCAATCAGTAGTGCGGCGGCGTCACGCTCCAAACGACAACTGTGCGTTGATCGGAGGGATTGCCGTAGCCATGCGGGCGCTTGCAATCGAAATGAAAGCTGTCTCCCGCGTTCAAAAGGTAGGTTTCGTCATCAATCCGAAGCTCAAGCTGCCCCTCGCTGACATAGCCGGCCTCTTCCCCATCATGAGCATATAGCTCGCCGGAACTTGCGCCGGGTTCGAAGGTGCAAAGCAACATTTCCAGGTTTCCGCCAAGCGACGGGCACAAGAGCTCGTCCCGGATGCCAGACTCGAACCTGAGCGCAGAGCGTCGGGCGGCGCGGACGATGATCGTGGCTTCCGGATCGGCCCTGCGCTCAGGGTCGAGAAAGAACCAGCTGATGTTCACGCCGAGGGAGCGGGAGATCGTGTTCAGGGCGCGGATTGAAGGCACGGCCTGTTCGCGCTCCAGTTGGCTAAGATAGCCGACTGACAGCTCGGTTGTTCCTGCAAGTTGTTGCAGGGTCATCCCCTTGGCCTTGCGAAGCTCGCGCATGCGCGCCCCGACGATCTCGTGCGTGTCGCGCACTCCCCCGCTCGGCGCGTTGCTGTCCTTGTTCCGCGGTTGACTCATCTGAATTTTAAGTCCATTTTTTTGATGAAAACTATATTCTCTGGACCTAATTATGCTGAATGCGATCCGAAATGTCACGGGGACCGCTCCCGATCTCTCTCGTCTGGGAGGCCCGGCG
This region of Paracoccus saliphilus genomic DNA includes:
- a CDS encoding PstS family phosphate ABC transporter substrate-binding protein, coding for MFKVVFSNGPAAKAPLAATVAVIGAISAGEMHAQQITADGSSTVYPITLEATRRAGIDADINFSGTTGGFRRFCAGETDISNASRPINAEEIVTCAEAGIDYIELPIAFDALAVVVHAENDWADSITIEELRKLWEPAAEGTITTWQHIREDWPDRPVVLFGRGQDSGTYDYFTNVVVGETRASRSDYTASEDEEELASGIAADPGALGFFGVGAYFRHWEELKDLGVDTDDGPVHPSLREVLAGRYQPLARPLFLYVNVTSLDGKPELAGFLRDYLGELQNWVHFTGYMPLSPEAYEQAITRLEARTTGSRFDGELQVGIGIDDLYN
- a CDS encoding helix-turn-helix domain-containing protein: MTFRIAFSIIRSREYSFHQKNGLKIQMSQPRNKDSNAPSGGVRDTHEIVGARMRELRKAKGMTLQQLAGTTELSVGYLSQLEREQAVPSIRALNTISRSLGVNISWFFLDPERRADPEATIIVRAARRSALRFESGIRDELLCPSLGGNLEMLLCTFEPGASSGELYAHDGEEAGYVSEGQLELRIDDETYLLNAGDSFHFDCKRPHGYGNPSDQRTVVVWSVTPPHY